One part of the Sulfolobus tengchongensis genome encodes these proteins:
- a CDS encoding enoyl-CoA hydratase/isomerase family protein, which produces MKVTLEKRGNVCWIIFNRPEKLNALDKESWSLLARNLRICDNDSSVSAIVLTGNGRAFSAGDDINAMFELKNGDEALEFFTTLYLAVEGLVELRKPLVCAVNGLAYGGGCEILLFCDVVISANDAKFSIPEGKLGLIPPMAISVGYSMLGRAIARLALTGDSITAEEARNIGLVDIVVPKDYLYQEVERQLEKISSIDENSIRTIKNWLRIEKEKIRRAVMELALMSLSESAKKRMEEFINRKRKEGV; this is translated from the coding sequence ATGAAAGTTACACTTGAAAAAAGAGGAAACGTTTGTTGGATAATTTTCAATAGACCGGAGAAGTTAAACGCTCTTGATAAGGAATCCTGGAGTCTCTTAGCCAGAAATTTAAGAATATGCGATAACGATTCATCGGTTTCTGCTATTGTATTAACTGGAAATGGTAGAGCTTTCTCCGCGGGTGATGACATCAATGCCATGTTTGAGCTAAAAAACGGTGATGAGGCATTAGAGTTCTTTACAACGTTATATTTAGCAGTTGAGGGTTTAGTGGAGCTAAGGAAGCCATTAGTCTGCGCAGTTAACGGTCTAGCTTATGGTGGAGGATGTGAAATACTTCTTTTCTGTGACGTAGTAATTTCAGCTAATGACGCTAAGTTTTCAATTCCAGAAGGAAAGTTGGGATTAATACCCCCTATGGCAATCTCCGTAGGATATTCTATGCTGGGAAGAGCTATAGCTAGGTTAGCATTAACTGGGGATTCCATAACTGCGGAAGAAGCTAGGAACATAGGATTAGTAGATATAGTGGTACCAAAGGATTACCTTTATCAAGAGGTAGAAAGACAATTAGAGAAGATCTCGAGCATAGATGAAAATTCCATTAGGACAATTAAGAATTGGCTAAGGATAGAGAAGGAGAAAATAAGAAGAGCTGTAATGGAGTTAGCTTTGATGTCATTAAGCGAATCGGCTAAGAAAAGAATGGAAGAGTTTATCAATAGAAAAAGGAAAGAGGGAGTTTAG
- a CDS encoding GH12 family glycosyl hydrolase domain-containing protein has product MNRRIILIVIVIVIVISSLFAVLYHGGGSSSIIHKKEYNNNYQIYTLFPGPNSRFNLIANYSSNTAYALALINSSSNATLMASPFLWNIGYALGNVNMSFYHNMLHVAINLTNIQKISSNDVDGYPGLMYGQELWFPFYYHTKQLEQLPLPMIISKLPNFYSVLNFSVYNITGRIIDFSYDIWLSQNPNITSLQYGDFEVMIWMYWTKNLTGVPYFIYTGNISIPTLVNGTIENLTWEVYVLPRTGSANGWTGIYFLSPKKLQGEIGVPIAYVLTNMNPFLEKAGVNIYNPNEYYLDAIQVGMEFTNTTQGNVNVGYNLYSWQIYIVENNSVFRS; this is encoded by the coding sequence ATGAATAGGAGGATCATCCTTATAGTTATAGTGATTGTAATAGTTATCTCCAGTCTGTTTGCAGTTCTCTACCATGGGGGAGGATCATCTTCTATTATTCACAAAAAGGAATATAACAACAATTACCAAATTTATACCTTATTTCCAGGGCCAAATTCAAGATTTAACCTAATAGCAAATTACTCCAGTAATACAGCATACGCCTTAGCCTTGATAAACTCGTCTAGTAACGCAACTTTAATGGCTTCACCGTTTTTGTGGAATATTGGGTATGCTTTGGGAAACGTGAACATGAGCTTTTACCATAATATGTTGCATGTTGCAATAAATTTAACTAATATTCAGAAAATAAGTTCCAATGATGTGGATGGCTATCCGGGCTTAATGTATGGACAAGAATTGTGGTTTCCTTTCTATTATCACACTAAACAGCTGGAGCAATTACCATTACCCATGATAATTTCTAAATTACCGAATTTCTATTCCGTTTTAAACTTCTCAGTATACAACATCACTGGAAGGATTATTGATTTCTCTTATGATATATGGCTTTCACAAAATCCGAATATAACTTCATTGCAATATGGAGATTTCGAGGTGATGATATGGATGTATTGGACTAAGAATCTAACTGGAGTTCCCTACTTTATTTACACTGGGAATATATCAATTCCAACTTTAGTGAATGGAACTATTGAGAACTTAACGTGGGAAGTTTACGTTTTACCAAGAACTGGTTCGGCAAATGGATGGACTGGAATATATTTCTTATCCCCCAAAAAGTTGCAAGGAGAGATAGGAGTGCCAATAGCTTACGTATTGACAAACATGAACCCCTTCTTAGAGAAGGCTGGCGTTAACATATATAATCCAAACGAATATTATTTAGATGCAATACAGGTAGGAATGGAATTCACTAATACCACGCAGGGCAATGTAAATGTGGGTTATAATTTATACTCTTGGCAAATATATATAGTGGAAAATAATAGCGTTTTTAGGAGCTAA
- a CDS encoding NAD(P)-dependent alcohol dehydrogenase — MRAVRLVEVGKPLKLQDIDVPKPKGTQVLVKVEAAGVCHSDVHMRQGRFGNLRVVEDLGVKLPVTLGHEIAGKIVEMGDEVTGYSKGDTVAVNPWQGEGNCYYCRIGEEHLCDMPRWLGINYDGAYAEYVLVPHYKYMYKLKRLNAIEASPLTCSGITTYRAVRKASLDPSKTLVVIGAGGGLGTMAVQIAKAVSGATVIGVDVRDEAIEAAKKAGADYVINASSQDPLIEIRKITEGKGADAVIDLNNSEKTLSLYPKVLAKQGKYVMVGLFGADLHYHAPLITLGEVQFVGSLVGNQADFLGIMKLAEMGKVKPMVTKTMKLEDANEAIDNLENFRAVGRQVLIP, encoded by the coding sequence TTGAGAGCAGTAAGATTAGTAGAAGTTGGAAAACCCCTTAAACTGCAAGATATAGATGTTCCAAAACCTAAGGGAACACAAGTTCTAGTTAAAGTTGAAGCTGCAGGTGTTTGTCATTCTGATGTACATATGAGACAAGGAAGATTTGGAAACTTAAGAGTAGTAGAGGACTTAGGAGTGAAGTTACCTGTTACTTTGGGGCATGAAATTGCCGGTAAGATAGTAGAGATGGGTGATGAGGTTACAGGATACTCTAAGGGCGACACAGTTGCAGTTAATCCATGGCAAGGCGAGGGAAATTGTTATTATTGCAGAATTGGAGAAGAACACCTATGCGATATGCCGAGATGGTTAGGAATAAATTACGATGGAGCTTATGCAGAATACGTCCTAGTGCCACACTATAAATATATGTATAAATTAAAGAGATTAAACGCTATAGAGGCTTCACCGCTGACTTGCTCAGGGATAACGACTTATAGGGCAGTTAGGAAAGCTTCCCTAGATCCTAGTAAGACACTAGTTGTAATAGGTGCAGGTGGAGGTTTAGGAACAATGGCAGTACAGATTGCAAAGGCGGTTAGTGGAGCAACTGTGATAGGCGTAGACGTTAGGGATGAGGCAATTGAGGCCGCTAAGAAGGCTGGAGCGGATTACGTTATAAATGCTTCATCTCAAGATCCATTAATTGAGATAAGGAAGATAACTGAAGGAAAAGGAGCAGATGCAGTAATTGATTTGAACAATTCTGAAAAAACTCTCTCATTATATCCCAAGGTATTAGCAAAACAAGGTAAATACGTAATGGTGGGATTATTTGGTGCGGATTTACATTATCATGCACCTCTAATTACGTTAGGAGAAGTTCAATTTGTAGGTAGTTTAGTCGGTAATCAGGCTGATTTCCTCGGAATAATGAAACTGGCTGAGATGGGTAAGGTTAAACCAATGGTGACTAAAACTATGAAGTTGGAAGACGCTAATGAAGCTATAGATAACTTAGAGAACTTTAGAGCTGTTGGAAGGCAAGTATTAATACCGTGA